In Acidobacteriota bacterium, a single window of DNA contains:
- the pgsA gene encoding CDP-diacylglycerol--glycerol-3-phosphate 3-phosphatidyltransferase — MRLNLPTTLTVIRIFLAPLLVVVLLTPPWATAWLVTRIEGLDGLRWLAGWVVWMAAWREIIAVLIFLVAAATDWLDGYLARRRREVTTLGKLLDPIADKLLTVSAFISLVELGLAPAWMIVVIVGREFAVSGMRSIAATRGMVIEASVWGKWKTVSQVVAITLLILTHSLERWVGYSQLGTVSLWIVMVLALLSMWHYFLGFIRQIDLREE; from the coding sequence ATGCGTCTTAACCTCCCCACGACACTAACCGTCATCCGAATTTTCCTCGCACCATTGCTGGTCGTGGTTCTGCTGACGCCGCCGTGGGCGACGGCCTGGCTCGTGACCCGTATCGAGGGTCTGGATGGATTGAGATGGCTTGCCGGGTGGGTCGTGTGGATGGCGGCGTGGCGAGAGATCATCGCCGTCCTGATCTTCCTGGTGGCCGCCGCGACCGATTGGCTCGATGGTTATCTGGCCCGTCGTCGTCGCGAAGTCACGACCCTCGGGAAGCTCCTGGATCCCATCGCGGATAAGCTGCTGACGGTCTCCGCATTCATCTCTCTGGTCGAGTTGGGCCTTGCACCGGCCTGGATGATCGTCGTCATCGTCGGGCGAGAGTTCGCCGTCAGCGGGATGCGAAGCATCGCGGCGACCCGGGGCATGGTGATCGAGGCCTCCGTCTGGGGTAAATGGAAGACGGTGTCCCAGGTGGTGGCCATCACGCTACTGATCCTCACCCATTCCCTCGAGCGCTGGGTGGGTTACAGTCAGCTCGGCACCGTTTCGCTCTGGATCGTGATGGTGCTGGCGCTGCTATCGATGTGGCACTACTTCCTCGGATTCATCCGGCAGATCGACCTTCGAGAGGAATGA
- the ftsY gene encoding signal recognition particle-docking protein FtsY has product MALRIFQRIVRGLKRTRDGIAGTLQGVVGGTEVDEEALEELEAGLLSADLGPELSANIIDEVRVQVRKGTTTHEDIVGAVKRTLLNALPAGSPVAERKAGQPHVIFVVGINGGGKTTTVGKLAARERAEGRSVIVAAADTFRAAAIEQLETWTQRAGVTLVKQRERADPAAVVFDALGMAVARNVDTVIVDTAGRLHTKTNLMAELEKLGRVATRQVENAPHEVLLVVDATTGQNGLVQAEEFTRATNLSGVVLTKLDGTAKGGVALGIHKRLGLPIRYVGVGETLEDLLPFEPESYVDGLLGESAE; this is encoded by the coding sequence ATGGCCCTGCGGATCTTTCAACGGATCGTCCGTGGCCTCAAACGCACACGAGACGGGATCGCGGGCACCCTGCAGGGTGTCGTCGGCGGGACGGAAGTCGACGAGGAGGCCCTCGAGGAGTTAGAGGCCGGACTTTTGTCGGCAGACCTCGGTCCGGAACTCAGCGCCAACATCATCGATGAGGTCCGGGTTCAGGTCCGCAAGGGGACAACGACCCACGAGGATATCGTTGGCGCGGTGAAACGTACGTTGCTCAACGCTCTGCCGGCCGGCAGTCCCGTCGCGGAGCGGAAAGCCGGGCAGCCCCACGTCATCTTCGTCGTCGGGATCAACGGTGGCGGGAAGACGACGACGGTCGGAAAGCTGGCCGCACGTGAGCGGGCCGAGGGTCGATCGGTGATCGTGGCCGCGGCCGATACGTTTCGTGCGGCGGCAATCGAGCAATTGGAGACATGGACCCAGCGGGCCGGTGTCACGCTCGTGAAGCAACGCGAGCGGGCCGATCCTGCGGCGGTTGTCTTCGACGCGTTGGGCATGGCGGTCGCACGGAACGTCGACACGGTGATCGTGGATACTGCAGGTCGTCTACATACGAAGACCAACCTCATGGCCGAGTTGGAGAAGCTGGGTCGTGTGGCGACCCGTCAGGTCGAGAACGCACCGCACGAGGTCCTGCTGGTCGTAGACGCGACGACCGGTCAGAACGGCCTGGTGCAGGCCGAAGAATTCACGCGGGCCACGAACCTGTCCGGTGTCGTCTTGACGAAACTCGACGGTACGGCCAAGGGCGGCGTTGCGCTCGGTATCCATAAACGTCTCGGCCTCCCGATCCGCTATGTCGGCGTCGGCGAGACGCTCGAAGACCTTCTGCCGTTCGAGCCGGAGTCCTACGTCGATGGGCTGCTCGGTGAGTCCGCCGAATGA
- a CDS encoding riboflavin synthase produces the protein MFTGLVECLGSVVQIDSQSGVTRLSVKARLRGEPLVLGESVAVDGVCLTVAELREDGMAFDVIQETLDCTDLGSRTVGDDVHLERALRVGDRVGGHWVQGHVDGVGTVLDLTRVGGDVRLDIELPDSIARYVAYKGSIAIDGVSLTIAEVSADRFVVALIPETLRVTKLGRYGPGSRVHLEVDLLARYLERMHRME, from the coding sequence ATGTTCACCGGTCTCGTCGAGTGCCTGGGTTCGGTCGTGCAGATCGACAGCCAATCGGGCGTTACGCGGCTTTCCGTCAAGGCGCGACTGCGCGGGGAACCGCTCGTCCTCGGCGAGAGTGTCGCCGTCGACGGCGTATGTTTGACCGTCGCCGAACTTCGTGAGGATGGGATGGCGTTCGACGTCATTCAGGAGACCCTCGACTGCACCGACCTCGGGAGTCGGACCGTTGGCGACGATGTTCATCTCGAGAGGGCGCTTCGCGTCGGTGACCGCGTGGGCGGGCATTGGGTTCAGGGACATGTCGACGGCGTCGGGACGGTTCTCGATCTGACTCGCGTCGGCGGCGATGTGCGGCTCGATATCGAGCTGCCGGACTCGATCGCCCGCTATGTGGCCTACAAGGGCTCGATTGCCATCGACGGGGTGTCGCTGACGATCGCGGAGGTGTCCGCGGACCGGTTTGTCGTCGCATTGATCCCGGAGACCTTGAGAGTCACTAAACTGGGGCGTTATGGCCCCGGTTCCCGGGTTCATCTGGAGGTTGATCTGCTGGCACGCTATCTTGAACGGATGCATCGGATGGAGTGA
- the ribD gene encoding bifunctional diaminohydroxyphosphoribosylaminopyrimidine deaminase/5-amino-6-(5-phosphoribosylamino)uracil reductase RibD gives MNDTACLSFMRQALALAIRVQRSTTPNPRVGCVVVAGEEVVGVGYHCGPGTDHAEAVALKAAGAAARGAALYVNLEPCHHTGKTPPCTESIIRHGVGRVVAAMQDPDPRVDGAGFSALREAGVQVDVGLLESDARWLNAGFVNWHETGRPWVTLKAAVSADGLLAAAGGDSHWISNPESRRFTHRQRAEHDAILVGAGTVRRDDPRLTVRLGARDASPLPVILSSRLELNRDARLFCEGRRPLVYTLESADQQKVEGLSSSADIVRLPSKTGNDEQVEIDALLDDLGRRGIQHLLVEGGAAVTGAFVTARRVDRVIAFMNPRFLGARGAVPWVDADAVASPAEGLAIRRTATMALGEDLVIMGDAISVDAGD, from the coding sequence ATGAACGACACGGCATGCCTCTCGTTCATGAGGCAGGCGCTCGCTCTCGCAATCCGTGTGCAGCGTTCGACGACACCCAACCCTCGGGTCGGATGCGTCGTCGTTGCCGGCGAAGAGGTCGTCGGAGTGGGGTATCACTGCGGCCCCGGTACAGATCACGCCGAGGCGGTTGCGCTCAAGGCTGCAGGGGCCGCTGCAAGAGGGGCCGCGCTGTACGTCAATCTGGAGCCGTGCCATCACACCGGCAAGACTCCGCCGTGCACCGAGAGCATCATTCGTCACGGAGTCGGACGTGTGGTCGCTGCGATGCAGGATCCGGATCCTCGGGTCGATGGCGCGGGGTTCTCCGCGCTTCGCGAGGCAGGGGTCCAGGTGGATGTCGGCCTTCTGGAGTCCGATGCTCGGTGGTTGAACGCGGGATTCGTAAACTGGCATGAGACCGGCCGCCCATGGGTCACCCTGAAGGCGGCAGTCTCCGCAGATGGCTTGTTGGCGGCGGCGGGTGGAGACTCACACTGGATTTCCAATCCGGAGTCGAGACGTTTTACCCATCGGCAACGTGCCGAACACGATGCGATCCTGGTCGGTGCCGGAACCGTTCGTCGGGACGACCCACGGCTGACAGTTCGCCTCGGAGCCCGTGATGCGTCGCCGCTCCCGGTGATCCTCTCGTCCCGGCTGGAGCTGAACCGCGATGCTCGTCTGTTTTGCGAGGGTCGGCGTCCTCTCGTCTACACGCTCGAGAGTGCGGACCAGCAGAAGGTCGAGGGCCTGTCTTCATCTGCGGACATCGTCCGCCTCCCGTCGAAGACCGGCAACGACGAACAGGTGGAGATCGATGCACTCCTCGATGATCTGGGGCGTCGCGGCATCCAACATCTGCTGGTCGAAGGGGGGGCGGCCGTCACCGGCGCATTCGTGACGGCGCGACGCGTGGATCGAGTTATCGCGTTCATGAACCCGAGGTTTCTGGGTGCCCGCGGCGCGGTACCCTGGGTTGACGCGGACGCGGTCGCATCTCCGGCGGAGGGACTCGCGATTCGTCGGACCGCCACGATGGCCCTCGGGGAGGACCTCGTCATCATGGGCGATGCCATCTCCGTCGATGCGGGGGATTAG
- a CDS encoding KH domain-containing protein: MKELLELIAKSLVDQPDEVHVTEIVDAKTDADAADDARVDADTDDQEAGARWPTTLYELRVSPDDLGKVIGRQGKTARSVRSILSAAGSKEDRRIVLEIIES; encoded by the coding sequence ATGAAGGAATTGCTGGAGTTGATCGCCAAGTCCCTTGTCGATCAGCCGGATGAAGTCCACGTCACCGAGATCGTGGACGCCAAGACCGATGCCGATGCCGCAGACGATGCGCGCGTCGACGCGGACACCGACGACCAGGAGGCTGGCGCTCGCTGGCCGACGACCCTCTACGAATTGCGGGTCTCGCCCGACGATCTGGGGAAGGTGATCGGTCGGCAGGGAAAGACGGCCCGCTCGGTCCGTTCAATCCTTTCCGCCGCCGGGTCCAAGGAAGATCGTCGGATCGTTCTCGAGATTATCGAGTCCTGA
- a CDS encoding NAD(P)-dependent glycerol-3-phosphate dehydrogenase has protein sequence MTGKRIGVLGGGAWGSALAIHWATRSHDVRQWVRGAERAADIQAVRENRSYLPGVPYPPELRVDHRISEVVEGAEIVVVAVPTQFARPIYRELATVCPVDIPVLVTCKGVEHDSLKLPAEVCAAEMGAARGIAVLAGPSFARELAAGKPTAVAIASADAELSRDLQLSLASRSLRLYTNGDPVGVQLAGALKNVIAIAVGVTQGLDMGANAAAGLIARGLGEISRLGVALGGRVETFQGLAGIGDLVLTCYGEESRNRRYGYLLGSGVPREEIDARLSGIAEGVATSKAARTLAQEHDVVAPIIDETCRVLFEDVRPQDAVKRLLSRPLISEDIVERGRTK, from the coding sequence ATGACTGGCAAACGAATCGGTGTGCTCGGCGGTGGAGCCTGGGGAAGCGCTCTGGCGATCCACTGGGCCACCCGGTCCCACGACGTCCGGCAGTGGGTTCGCGGAGCCGAGCGGGCCGCAGATATCCAGGCGGTCCGAGAGAATCGATCGTACCTACCCGGCGTCCCCTATCCTCCGGAACTGCGGGTCGATCATCGAATCTCCGAAGTCGTCGAGGGGGCGGAGATCGTGGTGGTCGCCGTTCCCACCCAGTTTGCGCGTCCGATCTATCGAGAATTGGCGACGGTTTGCCCGGTGGACATACCGGTGCTGGTGACCTGCAAGGGCGTCGAACACGACTCGCTGAAACTTCCCGCCGAGGTCTGTGCCGCCGAGATGGGCGCGGCTCGAGGGATCGCGGTGCTGGCCGGTCCGTCGTTCGCCAGAGAGCTGGCTGCCGGAAAACCGACGGCCGTTGCCATCGCATCGGCGGACGCGGAGTTGTCCCGCGACCTCCAGCTTTCGCTCGCCAGTCGTTCGCTGCGTCTGTACACCAACGGCGATCCCGTAGGAGTCCAACTGGCGGGTGCGCTGAAGAACGTGATCGCCATCGCCGTGGGCGTGACCCAGGGTCTCGACATGGGAGCCAACGCCGCGGCAGGACTCATCGCGCGTGGGCTGGGGGAGATCTCCCGCCTGGGAGTTGCGCTGGGTGGACGCGTAGAGACGTTCCAGGGGTTGGCCGGCATCGGAGATCTTGTCCTGACCTGTTACGGCGAAGAGTCGCGCAATCGACGCTACGGATACCTGCTCGGGAGTGGAGTGCCGCGTGAGGAGATCGACGCAAGGCTCTCCGGTATCGCCGAGGGTGTCGCTACCAGCAAGGCCGCTCGAACCCTGGCTCAAGAACACGATGTCGTCGCACCGATCATCGACGAGACGTGCCGCGTTCTGTTTGAGGACGTGCGCCCGCAGGATGCCGTCAAGCGGCTTCTGAGCCGACCGCTGATCTCGGAAGACATCGTCGAGCGAGGACGTACGAAATGA
- a CDS encoding nicotinamide-nucleotide amidohydrolase family protein: MSRDGRERGGDAVDDVRSLAQSLGKLLTECGETIATAESCTGGLIGGALTSVPGSSDWFAGGVIAYTNDVKSKLLGVPADLLERHGAVSEAVVSAMARGVRGATGAGVGIAVSGIAGPAGGTDEKPVGTVCGAIAIGDGCHSTTWRFAGDREHVRQRTVAAALDGARRRLLDRSR; the protein is encoded by the coding sequence GTGTCGAGAGACGGTAGAGAAAGAGGCGGAGACGCTGTCGACGATGTGCGATCGTTGGCCCAGAGTCTCGGCAAACTGTTGACGGAATGCGGCGAAACCATCGCCACGGCCGAATCCTGCACGGGTGGCTTGATCGGCGGGGCGTTAACCTCGGTTCCGGGCTCGTCAGATTGGTTCGCCGGAGGCGTCATCGCGTATACCAACGACGTTAAGAGCAAACTGTTGGGTGTTCCGGCTGACCTGCTCGAACGGCACGGCGCAGTCTCGGAAGCGGTCGTCTCTGCCATGGCCCGCGGGGTCCGGGGGGCGACAGGCGCGGGCGTCGGCATCGCGGTCAGCGGGATCGCGGGTCCGGCCGGCGGGACCGACGAGAAACCCGTGGGGACGGTCTGTGGGGCCATCGCGATCGGTGACGGGTGCCACTCGACCACCTGGCGGTTCGCCGGAGATCGCGAGCATGTCCGTCAACGGACGGTCGCGGCGGCTCTCGACGGGGCGCGGCGTCGACTCCTCGATCGATCGCGTTAG
- a CDS encoding 1-acyl-sn-glycerol-3-phosphate acyltransferase, with protein MLFRLRVRDDVRLPSQGAAIVVAEHRSWLDPPCVGAACRRPVRFLVMEKVYRKPWACWFYRRMGSIPVGVGRRRAALSLREALRRLHSGEVVGVFPEGRVVPDGESVDYRDGAALLSVRSGAPVVPIGIGGTARAWPRGKRCPRPAPVAIRFGEPLQPPAPDSENAVSTFSARIEENLRILSTEERARVERR; from the coding sequence GTGCTCTTCCGACTCCGTGTTCGCGATGATGTTCGATTGCCCTCGCAGGGCGCCGCCATCGTCGTGGCGGAACATCGAAGCTGGCTGGACCCGCCGTGTGTCGGTGCCGCCTGTCGGCGGCCGGTGCGCTTCTTGGTCATGGAGAAGGTCTACCGGAAGCCGTGGGCCTGTTGGTTCTATCGACGGATGGGGTCGATCCCCGTCGGCGTCGGCAGGCGCCGCGCCGCGCTGTCATTGCGCGAGGCGCTGAGGCGATTGCATTCCGGTGAGGTCGTGGGAGTCTTTCCCGAGGGGCGTGTGGTGCCCGACGGCGAGAGCGTGGACTACCGGGACGGTGCGGCGCTGTTGTCGGTTCGCAGCGGTGCGCCGGTGGTTCCCATCGGCATCGGCGGGACGGCAAGGGCCTGGCCGCGGGGTAAGCGTTGCCCACGCCCCGCACCGGTCGCCATTCGATTCGGTGAGCCGCTCCAGCCTCCCGCGCCGGACTCGGAGAATGCCGTCTCGACATTCTCTGCACGGATCGAGGAGAATCTTCGCATCCTGAGTACCGAGGAGCGGGCACGTGTCGAGAGACGGTAG
- the rpsP gene encoding 30S ribosomal protein S16 — protein sequence MLKIRLRRMGSTHSPFYRVVVSDSRVPPTGRFVDTLGTYDPGTSPSSVRLDVDRAQAWIDKGARPSPTVKRLLVKARVSAEA from the coding sequence GTGTTGAAGATTCGACTCAGACGGATGGGATCGACCCACTCCCCGTTTTATCGGGTGGTCGTCTCGGATTCTCGGGTTCCCCCGACCGGTCGATTCGTCGACACGCTGGGAACCTACGATCCGGGCACCTCTCCTTCGTCGGTTCGCCTGGACGTCGATCGCGCCCAGGCCTGGATCGATAAGGGCGCGCGTCCGTCGCCTACCGTCAAGCGTCTGCTCGTCAAGGCCCGCGTTTCCGCCGAGGCCTGA
- a CDS encoding tetratricopeptide repeat protein has translation MRMTPRNVLFLSVLLSLVALAACGGGKTQPTTAPRELTVEEKARKAQSMLRAGRARDAIVIMEDALAETPDDARLHNLMGQIMFVAARYEPAVEHFNRALELDEYLTDAHNFLGAVYNELGKTNEAEKHFRIALDDPSYPTPQLVWLNLGMLYGGQGRDAEAIDSLRRAVEINPKFYQAHYELALLLEKTGRLDEAVREFKVAGPGFAQDGEYYYRLGLAHFRAGEMAEARQVLLRVADVAPGSPSSAAADDLLEMIH, from the coding sequence ATGAGAATGACCCCCCGAAACGTCCTGTTCCTGTCTGTTCTTCTGTCCCTCGTGGCTCTGGCCGCGTGTGGCGGCGGGAAGACCCAACCGACGACGGCTCCGCGTGAGTTGACGGTGGAAGAGAAGGCGCGGAAAGCGCAGTCGATGCTGCGCGCCGGCCGCGCCCGGGACGCGATTGTGATCATGGAAGACGCGCTCGCCGAGACCCCGGACGACGCGCGACTCCACAACCTGATGGGTCAGATCATGTTCGTCGCGGCGCGTTACGAACCGGCTGTCGAGCATTTCAATCGGGCTCTGGAGTTGGACGAGTACCTGACGGACGCCCATAACTTCCTCGGTGCGGTCTACAACGAACTGGGTAAGACCAACGAGGCCGAGAAGCATTTTCGGATCGCGCTTGACGATCCGTCCTATCCGACGCCGCAGTTGGTCTGGCTGAACCTCGGAATGTTGTATGGCGGGCAGGGTCGCGACGCGGAGGCGATCGACTCGCTGCGTCGCGCGGTTGAGATCAATCCGAAGTTCTACCAGGCGCATTACGAGCTCGCCTTGCTCCTCGAGAAGACCGGTCGGCTCGATGAGGCGGTTCGCGAGTTCAAGGTCGCGGGGCCCGGTTTCGCCCAGGACGGCGAGTATTACTACCGGCTCGGTTTGGCACATTTTCGCGCCGGCGAGATGGCCGAGGCGCGTCAGGTGCTGTTACGCGTGGCGGATGTGGCGCCGGGAAGTCCCAGCTCCGCCGCAGCCGATGACCTACTGGAGATGATTCACTAG
- a CDS encoding bifunctional 3,4-dihydroxy-2-butanone-4-phosphate synthase/GTP cyclohydrolase II: MADDRGQQLFADIEEAVQDIKDGKLVIIVDDEDRENEGDLVCAAELISPDAVNFMATHGRGLVCMPMTPERLDELKIPPMVSQNTARRRTAFCVSIEARDNISTGISAADRAHTIRVASNPDTKPEDLARPGHIFPLRCSAGGVLRRAGHTEASVDLCRLAGLGEAAVICEIMNEDGSMARRDQLATFASKHGLKLISIADLIGYRMRTERIVRRVASPDLPTTMGKFKIHAFANELENQTHVALVMGEPCAERPTLVRVHSECLTGDVFGSTRCDCGLQLHEAMERIAKEGEGVVLYLRQEGRGIGLANKLRAYELQDTEQKDTVEANLALGFRADLRDYGVGAQILYDLGIRKLRLMTNNMGKYVALKGYGLEIEERVAIEQVPGDDNRDYLATKKRKMGHILKSV, translated from the coding sequence ATGGCAGACGACAGGGGACAGCAGCTCTTCGCGGATATCGAGGAGGCCGTCCAGGACATCAAGGACGGCAAGCTCGTGATCATCGTCGACGATGAGGATCGCGAGAACGAAGGCGATCTTGTCTGCGCCGCGGAGTTAATCTCTCCGGACGCGGTGAACTTCATGGCGACTCACGGGCGTGGGTTGGTCTGCATGCCGATGACGCCCGAACGGCTCGATGAGTTGAAGATCCCGCCGATGGTGTCGCAGAACACGGCACGACGGCGGACGGCGTTCTGCGTATCGATCGAGGCGCGGGACAATATCTCGACGGGTATTTCCGCTGCGGATCGAGCGCACACCATCCGGGTCGCCTCGAATCCGGACACGAAACCGGAAGACCTCGCCCGCCCGGGGCATATCTTCCCGTTGCGTTGTAGCGCCGGAGGCGTGCTGCGTCGGGCCGGCCACACCGAAGCGTCCGTCGATCTCTGTCGGTTGGCCGGGCTTGGGGAGGCCGCCGTGATCTGCGAGATCATGAACGAGGACGGCAGCATGGCTCGCCGTGATCAGTTGGCGACGTTCGCGTCGAAGCACGGCTTGAAGTTGATTTCGATCGCCGATCTGATCGGCTATCGGATGCGCACCGAGCGGATCGTGCGTCGGGTCGCTTCGCCGGATCTGCCGACGACGATGGGCAAGTTCAAGATCCACGCGTTCGCGAACGAACTGGAAAATCAGACACACGTCGCGTTGGTCATGGGTGAGCCGTGCGCCGAACGACCGACACTGGTTCGGGTTCACTCCGAATGTCTGACTGGGGACGTGTTCGGTTCGACGCGATGTGACTGCGGTCTCCAACTTCATGAGGCGATGGAGCGGATCGCGAAGGAAGGGGAGGGAGTGGTCCTCTATCTTCGACAGGAAGGTCGGGGGATCGGACTCGCCAACAAACTTCGAGCGTACGAACTTCAGGACACGGAGCAGAAGGACACGGTCGAGGCGAACCTCGCCCTCGGTTTCCGTGCGGACCTCAGGGACTACGGGGTGGGGGCGCAGATTCTCTACGACCTGGGTATCCGCAAGCTTCGATTGATGACCAACAACATGGGTAAGTATGTCGCGTTGAAGGGCTACGGCCTGGAGATCGAAGAGCGAGTCGCGATCGAGCAGGTCCCCGGTGACGACAATCGCGACTATCTAGCGACCAAGAAACGAAAGATGGGACACATCCTCAAGTCGGTCTAG
- a CDS encoding capsular biosynthesis protein translates to MIDLHTHILPGIDDGVKTEDDAVEFARVAYDDGTRTIVATPHCKEGFFFNQREAILEGVSSLRQRLEREGIDMTLLPGAEVHLCPDIPERVKDGRAPTLADNGVTVLLELSLSQYPVDLENVIFQLQLAGLVILLAHPERIRFFQDDISRYESVVRLGAWGQITSGSIEGRFGSTAQSFSEKLLSRGLVHVIASDGHNTRGRPPCMAESVALAARWTGEERARAMAFDAPQQLLEGRSPDLPPMPLTPQRRSFFDLLFRRGS, encoded by the coding sequence ATGATCGATCTCCATACCCACATCCTTCCCGGGATCGACGACGGCGTGAAGACCGAGGACGACGCTGTGGAGTTTGCCCGGGTGGCCTACGACGATGGGACGCGGACGATCGTCGCCACGCCGCATTGCAAGGAAGGGTTCTTCTTCAATCAACGCGAAGCGATCCTGGAAGGCGTGTCGAGCCTGCGGCAACGGCTGGAACGGGAAGGCATCGATATGACGTTGTTGCCGGGGGCCGAGGTCCACCTGTGCCCCGATATCCCGGAGCGGGTCAAGGACGGGCGGGCTCCGACGCTGGCGGACAACGGTGTGACGGTCCTGTTGGAGTTGTCGCTGAGCCAGTACCCGGTCGATCTCGAGAACGTGATATTTCAGCTTCAGCTGGCAGGTCTCGTCATCTTGCTGGCCCACCCCGAACGGATCCGATTTTTCCAGGACGATATCTCGCGCTACGAGTCGGTCGTGAGGTTGGGCGCCTGGGGGCAGATCACGAGCGGCAGCATCGAGGGGCGATTCGGTTCGACCGCACAGAGTTTTTCGGAGAAATTGCTCTCCCGTGGACTGGTACACGTCATTGCAAGCGATGGGCACAACACACGGGGACGGCCGCCCTGTATGGCGGAGTCCGTGGCGCTCGCCGCTCGCTGGACCGGAGAGGAACGGGCTCGAGCGATGGCCTTCGATGCGCCACAGCAGCTGCTCGAAGGCCGATCGCCGGACCTGCCGCCCATGCCGTTGACGCCCCAACGACGATCGTTCTTCGATCTCCTGTTTCGACGTGGGTCCTGA
- the ffh gene encoding signal recognition particle protein, whose amino-acid sequence MFESLSERLQGAFKKLSGKTKISDAVLDESLREVRLALLEADVHVGVVKHLTAAVREKAAGEAVLKSLSPGQQVVKIVRAELEAILGEPDSGRLATASKPPTVVMMVGLQGSGKTTSTAKLGASLKKAGRYPYLIPADVYRPAAIEQLVRVGQSVGLQVHEHDGSRSPIEIVREGIATARKSGFDTVIVDTAGRLHIDDTLMDELKGLKSAFSPHEILFVADAMTGQDAVRSAGEFHTALDVTGVVLTKLDGDARGGAALSIRHVTGVPIKYIGIGERPTDFEVFHPDRMVGRILGMGDVLTLIEKAEEVVDEEQAKALEKKIRKNEFSLEDFRDQLKMLKRMGPLSGVVSMLPGMSHVKESDMDPKAVVRVMSLIDSMTPLERRKPQLLNGSRKKRVARGAGRTVPEINRLLKQFSQMKRMMKQMKNMKQKGRGGGMPFLGR is encoded by the coding sequence GTGTTTGAAAGTCTCTCGGAACGCCTCCAGGGTGCGTTCAAGAAGCTCAGCGGCAAGACAAAGATCAGCGACGCGGTTCTCGACGAATCGCTGCGCGAGGTTCGTCTGGCGCTTCTCGAGGCCGACGTGCATGTCGGAGTGGTCAAACACCTGACGGCGGCCGTCCGGGAGAAGGCCGCGGGCGAGGCCGTCTTGAAGTCGCTCTCCCCCGGGCAGCAGGTCGTCAAGATCGTTCGCGCGGAACTGGAAGCGATCCTCGGAGAGCCCGACTCGGGCAGGCTGGCGACGGCGTCCAAGCCTCCGACCGTGGTGATGATGGTCGGCCTGCAGGGTTCCGGTAAGACGACCAGCACGGCAAAGCTCGGAGCCTCCCTCAAGAAGGCGGGACGCTATCCGTACCTGATCCCGGCGGATGTCTACCGACCTGCGGCCATCGAGCAGCTGGTGCGTGTCGGCCAGTCGGTCGGGCTGCAGGTTCACGAGCACGACGGCAGTCGTTCGCCGATCGAGATCGTTCGCGAGGGGATCGCCACCGCGCGCAAGTCCGGATTCGATACCGTCATCGTGGATACGGCCGGCCGGTTGCATATCGACGACACCCTGATGGATGAGCTGAAGGGACTGAAGTCGGCGTTCAGTCCGCACGAGATTCTGTTCGTCGCCGACGCGATGACGGGACAGGATGCCGTGCGATCCGCCGGCGAGTTTCACACGGCCCTCGACGTGACCGGTGTCGTCCTGACCAAGTTGGACGGCGATGCGCGGGGCGGCGCGGCGCTCTCCATCCGCCACGTGACCGGTGTCCCCATCAAGTACATCGGCATCGGCGAGCGCCCGACCGATTTCGAGGTGTTTCATCCGGATCGCATGGTCGGCCGGATCCTCGGGATGGGGGACGTGCTGACGCTCATCGAGAAGGCCGAGGAGGTCGTCGACGAGGAGCAGGCGAAGGCGCTCGAGAAGAAGATCCGCAAGAACGAGTTCAGCCTCGAGGATTTTCGCGATCAACTCAAGATGCTCAAGCGGATGGGGCCGCTGAGTGGCGTCGTCTCCATGCTGCCCGGGATGTCCCACGTGAAGGAGAGCGATATGGACCCCAAGGCGGTGGTCCGGGTGATGTCGCTCATTGACTCGATGACGCCGCTGGAACGACGAAAGCCCCAGCTCCTCAATGGCTCCCGGAAGAAGCGAGTGGCCCGCGGAGCAGGTCGCACGGTCCCCGAAATCAACCGATTACTGAAGCAATTCAGTCAGATGAAGCGAATGATGAAGCAGATGAAGAATATGAAGCAGAAGGGCCGTGGCGGTGGTATGCCCTTTTTGGGCCGATAG